The nucleotide window gagctgaaaccaagagtcggacactgaactgattgaaccacccaggtgcccccaaaatttttttaaaaatctcttattaAAATGCTCCTTTTCTCATTGTGACTTAGTCCTTTCTCAGATTTgtcaggtatttatttattttttcttttttttttttaatttttttaaacattttatttatttttgagacagagggagacagagcatgaacgggggaggggcagagagagagggagacacagaatcggaagcaggctccaggctctgagccatcagcccagagcccgacgcggggctcggactcacggaccgcgagatcgtgacctgagccgaagtcggacgtttaaccgactgagccacccaggcgcccctttatttattttttcaaagaatagcttttggttttagttattattttttactctttttaaatcgGTCACTTCTGCTTTTGTCTTAACTAATTCTTTTTTGATTTAAGTACTTTAGATCTCttctatactctttttttttttttttaagtaggctccatacccatcatggggcttgaactcgggatcCTGAGCTCAAGAATTGCCTGCTGTATGGACCGAGGCTGGAGTTGACTGCTTATGATCATAGTTCGTTAAGTTTGACTTAGTAACGAGCATCTAAAGCTGTGGGTTCTTTGAGTTACAACTTTGGCAGGTCCCATGTATTTAGAAAGTCTGTGCTCTCGTTGTCACCAATTTGTTTTACTTGTTGAAGTTTGTACTGCTTAGTAAGTAGCTAAGTCAGGATTCAAAGCTAGATTGCCTGTCTCCACGGAGTGAGCCCTTCTGCTTTATACAGCTGACCCCTGAACAACACGTTTGAACTGCATGGGACCGTTTAGATTTTATGCAGAGTTTTTTCTAGATGGTACTCTACTGTatgtgtattttccttatgaaatTCATAATAACTTTTTCTTCTGTAGCTTACTTGGtggtaagaatacagtatttagtgcatgtaacatacaaaatatgtgttcatctaTTGTTCAGattatcggtaaggcttccagtcagtGGTGGGCTTTTGTTAAGCTTGGGGGGAGTCAGAGTTACACGTGGGGGCTCGGTGCTCCTAGCCCCCGTGTTGTTCAAAGCTCAACTGTAATGTCTTCTCATTGTAGCACAGGACAAGTGCACCTCGATGATTTGTCCAAGATCACCAATTGAAATAGTTGATGGAGAATTACAACGAAATCAAGTTTTTTCTTCAAACTTCCCAGGAACCTTTGTAATACCTGGTCACCAGAATTCTGTGGAAGATACCTTAGCTTTCTAGGGGTATTAGACAGCGAAGATAACTAGGGGCCAGAAGTCCCAAGATGATTTTGTGTGTCGGCTGGACATTTCTTCTGCTGGTCTCTTCTGGGGTCATTCATGTAGCTACTGGGGGACCTTGATCTTCCTGTTAGGTGACTAACTTGGACTTCCTCATGTGGCAGCTGGATTCAAAGAGTCCTTgtcaatgacttttcttttttttaatgtttattgtgacagggagagagagcacatgtgtgcgagtgggggagggggcagagagagagggagagagagaatcccgagcaggctccgcgctgtcagcacagagcctgacgcggggctcgatctcgcgaaccatgagatcatgacttgaggcgaaatcaagaatcagacacttaaccaactgagccacccaagacgCCCCTGTCAGtgccttttaaaaacagcttttttgaGGTCTGTTTTACTCATTTCAAAAGTACAGTTTTAAAAACTCCATCAAGTGGTGCAGTCATCACACCATAAATCagctttagaacattttaatccCTCCAGTAAGATCCCTTATACCCATTTACAGTTAACTCCtcttcccatcccctgccccaCGCAACCATTAATCTGCTTCCTGTGTCTATAAATTGCTTTTTCTGTACGCTTCACTTAAATGGAATCGTGAGTGTGTGATCTTTGTCCAACTTCTTTCATTCGACGTGCTTTTGAGGTTACTCCAGGAGATTGCTTGCCTCGGTTTGTTCCTTTTGTTGCTGAAAGATGTTCCATTCTATGGATATACCATTTAATTGGGTTTTAATAGATCTataatttgtaacatttttgaaacatttttgatCCAGGTTTGACATCAGTGGGCCATACTGTAGCCTTTAGTACTCATTTTTTTGGATTAAGACTTTTGGGTGGCCTAATACATTGTTTGCCTTTAATCTTTAATGTTtcttggaaattttaaaagaatgtgtcaTGTCTCTTTAAATAGTAGAATCTATTCTGTAGCTGTCAACTCATGTTTTTATGAAAGTTATTCAAATGTCCTACCAGTTTTATCAGCCCTCTTCTTTTTGAATCTTTGACTGTATAATTGccattttgtcaaattcttgaTTTTCTGATAGCGTTTTTAAATACAATGCCGAGTCTGTTCAATGTTTACACCTCTTCTACAGGCAAATCCTTGGGAGATGCAGGCTGCCGCAGCCAAGCAGATAGCTCCTGGTAAAGCCTACCGCAGTAGTGGAGGAAACGTCCGGAAAGGTGAGGGGCCAGGCCAGCTGGCTTTATTGCGGGTGGAGAGAGGGACCGAACGTAATCGAGCTAGATAGTTCTCCGGCGTTGCTATGGCTTTGAACCTTCTTTGTGGCGAGGCGGTGGGATGCGACACGGTTTTAATTTGGCAAACCCAGGTGACTTCTGGGGAATGCAGCAGCCCACACAGGAGCTCTCAGGTAAAGGGAAGAGGCGGGGAAGAAAAGGTGAGCCAGGAGAGAGGGTTTCTGTCCGACCAGGCCTTCAGGAACTCCTGGCGGGAAGTAGCCTGCAGGGGGATGAGTGGAAGGCGGGCAGGTCGACCTCGCCGCCCAAGTGGCAGATGTTGTCTTCACACAGACctagagtttctttttctgtggtaATGGTATGtgagaagacaagaaacaagagCATAAGAAGCAGGGCGACTGAGCTTTATGTACGTATGAATATATGTGGTttcaacacagacacacacagaacacagaatTCAGATAAAATATAGGAGAATATTTTTGCAATCGTGGGGTAGAGAAAGCCAGCGAGACAAAACCCAGAAGTCAGAGAAGAGACCGATCCATTTAACTATCTTAAAAACCACGGTGTGACAAGATTTTATAGAAAATTCAAAGATAAGCAGTAACCTCGGAAAAAGTCACTCATAttataaatctaaaaaacaaaggattagtatccagaatGCAGAACGAAGTCCTATACAGATCCTGCAGGAAAGCATAGAATGTGACAGTGACGCTCACCCTGCTGgcctgggctccagccccgcGTTGATGATAGTTCGCTAGACATTCACATCTGGCTGTTTTCTCCCTCACCTTCAACTCTGCTCGCTTGGAACTGACCTCGTTGTCTCCTCCCTCCCGCCTTGCTCTTGCCCTGCTCTTCCTCACCAAGTGCCGGTCCCTCTAGCCCCACGTTTTTCCATGCAACTGTAATACCACGTGGTAAACCTTAGCCTTATCTCCGAACGATGGTCCAGCAGGGGGTACCCGGTGGGCAGTCAGGAAATCAGTTGAGCTGATTGTGACGAGCTTTtttgaaatacatgaaatagaccagaaaatagcaaaatacatCAGGCATAGAGTAGTTActgttttataaactttttatttcacttatgcacatatgtatgtatgcgtgTACTGGATCTTGATAGAAAACGTAGTTCCGATTATGTTCTGAgtcaacaaaattttttttgaattctttttaatgtttatttttgagagagagagagagagacagatgcgagtccaggaggggcagagacaggtagacagagaatctgaaataggctccagactctgagctgtcagcacagagcccgatggggggggggggggagggctccacctcaggagccctgagatcatgtcctgagccgaagtcggacgccagCTGAGCAccgtcccccacccccggcgCCCCAGTCAACAAAATTTTCAAAGCCTTTACCTCTCCGTCATCTACCGTTCCCAGTGGACCTCCAGGCCTTGCCAGCTGTGGCACTTCTCAGTCCCACTTGTACACTTGGTCTGTGTGCCTCCGTCCCCCCTTCAAGCCTCCGTTCTTACTGTTGCCAGGGGTGTCCAAACTTACTTCCATTCCCTTTTAAGAAGCTTTCAGGAGTTGTCTGTTGCCTTAGAATAAGAGCCGAACTCCTGAGCACATCCTGAAAGGCCCCCTTCTGTTCATAGCTGCTGTCATTTCCATGGAGCTGTTTGACTCCAAACAGAGTGGCTTACAGTTTCCGGAAAATGCTGTGTTCTGTCATGTAGCTAACTTTGTACCATGCAGTTTGATTTGCCTAAAATAACTGTCTATTTTGTTTCAAAAGTGATTTGCctaaaataactattttgtttcgaaacactttttaaatgtaaagttttCTCTGAAGGttgcttctcctttcttctcaagCATTTGCGTGCTCATTAATACAACTGTGCCAGCACTCTGCAGCCGTGTCACATTCATATGTACGTTTCCTATCTGTGACCCTATGGAAGCCATGAGTGTTTGGGTGCGGTGCCtgtgtcttctttcctttgtttttaaaatgcctgAGGCTGTCATTAGGAGACCTCCAAAGATTACAGAGTGGCTGCCTTATAAATAGTAAACACCTTGCCATTGAAAGAGTTCTAGAAGAATCTTGGCTATTAGTCAGCTGGAGCTACCATAACCAGATACCATAGACCGGGTGGCTtgaacaacacacatttatttttttgcagttcTGGAGGGTAGAAGTCAAAATCAGGGTGCCAGCCTAGTCAGGTTCTGGCaggggctctcttcctggcttgtggatGGCCTCCTTCTTGCCATGTCCTCACACGGTGGCGAGAGTGAGCCTTCTGGTGTGTCTCCCATCCTGGGggccccatcctcatgacctcatgtAGCcccaattacctcccaaaggcccatcTCCAGTTATCTTCACACTGGGAGTCAAGGCTTCAACATTCAAGTTTTGAGGGGGACAAGACTCAGTCCATAGCAGCAACCATAAGGGATATTTGTCATGGGCAATGTGAAAAGAACCCCTACATTGGGAAGAGCTTTGATCAGATCGTGTCTGAGGTCACTTCTAGTGTGAAGAGTTTGTAATGCTACTGCTgccaacattttcttcttttttttttattaatcagaTGAACCTTCTAATCCTAAGAAAGCAAATGTGTTCTTCTCTTCCAATGGTTGTAATGAAGCCAGATCGGCTTTTCTTGATGATGACCGGGATTCCTTGGCACCAGATCAAAGAGCTGATGACACGGAAGTGAGCAGTACTGACACAGTGGACTTCCTGGAGCCATCTTGTCCTGGGAGCCTGGACGCCAGCAGAGAGCGCACTCACTCACAGTCCAGTGAGTTTGAAGACAGTGCCGACTGTGCTTTCTTGAATGAAACATACTCCATACATTTTTCTGAGTCAGAACGAAAGAATGAAAGTCTCACTCACTTAACTTCAGAATTGGATTCTGAAATGCAGAACACAGAAGGAGTGTGTTTTGATATTTTGGAGCATCAAGGTATTAAGATTATTGGCTTGGAAAGAACCTACAAGATTTCAGATGAAGATTATAAAGAAACTGCCGAAGATGAGCAGAAGCACGAGATCGACGAGGACTCCCAGCAGGAGTATCATAGTGCGGAGGAGCAAGAACACATAAGTGCCCATGTATCTTTTGACCAAACGAAAACATTAAACACACCTGATCTGGAGGTTGTTGGGTTAAGAAATTCGGGTTATGAAGCTGAGTGTGCTAGCCATCTAGACGGTAATCGTGTCGAGTTGGCAAGTGATTCTAGCATCTTTCTAGATTCAGTTGATGTTTATGGACAAGAAGATGCACCCCGTGGCTCCAAGTTTCAGAATTCTGTTGTATTAAGAGACTATCACGAACCAAAGCATGACATGTGTAAGGAACAAGAGACTAGTTTAATGTACCACACGGTATTTGACGAAATTGTACTAGGGAGCAGTCCCCTTGAAAATCGGGAATCTCGATCTAAAAGTAGTTTCTTGAACCCTCAGAAAGCACTAAAAGCTACAACCTATATCggcaaaatgaaatgtgaaataattgAAAGTAAAGATTTTTGTGGGAATGAAATCGTTGAGAACCAAAAGTCGCACCACCTTGGAAATCCTAGCACATTACAAGAAGACAGAGCTTTACAGGTGTTACTCCAACCCGGTCAAGATTGTCAGACTTCCTGGACCTCTGCTGTTGATGATTCAGTAATTTCTCCCTGTGGATATTCACATTATAGAAGCCTACAAAATACCCCCAACCCAGCCTTAGATGTTTCCGTTACTACCCCGAGGATTACAGCCAGAGATCATGAAGCAGTGGATGAGATCTCCCTAAAAGCTGCTGATGACAGCACCACAAATAACTCGTGTTTTCCCAGCATAGAAGGAACACGTCCTGAGTTGGTGATGGATGCGGCAAGTGACAGCGTCACGGTTCATCAGACGGTGGACGTTTGCGCTGACTTTAGGGCTTGTTTCACAACCAGCAGGGCAACGAGTGCGAGACCTTCTGTGGTATCTGCGTCAAGCAATACAGACATAACCATGATGAACAAAAGGCGGCCTGGGGAGTGGCAGGGTGAGAGACACAGAAGTGTGGCCTGTAATACAGATGGGCCACACAGCCGAGATCATGAAGACACGCCAGTGACGATGAGCAGAGGACCACTGGGGAACTCTCTCTcagttgacagttcagagcctaatGGAAATCTCCTAAACAAGGTAAAGCCAGTGTAACtcataagaaaattttatttgaccTTATATGAAGGCAGTGTATGTTATAATTCAGCAAATTATGATGGGGGTTCCTGAGGCTTTCGTGAGAAAATGCCGGATGAGGGGAAACGGTGAACAGGTTGCTACCAAACTCTAGCCGTCTTTGGCGGCAGCTATTGATGCAAAGTCAGTTAGAAATTGGATTTTACGTTTTACCAGTTGGGAACTCCAGATACAACGTATGTTCTTTGTCATATCTttctaatttagttttaaaacatgttttccaGGATTCCCTGGAATTAAGAAAAACATCTGCTACCACAGACTTAAAGAAACATCCTGAAAGGTAAGTCAGATGTATAAACTTAACAGATATACACGGGGAAGAGAATCAGAAgaataatttgcttttttgtaAGGTATTTAACCATATAGAATAATAGCTAAAAAAGACCTTAAGAGATCATCTGCTTCAGCCGTTTGCTTTCGAACAAATAAATGTTAGGATAACGTATAATGTTAAAGCTTTTCACTTACTAAGATTCAGTCTCAGTAATTCCTTCAGAAACTCACGGCGtcttattctatttattctaCCCAAATCTGCATGAATTTAAGtactccattttctttcattttcgaCTCCTATAGACcaaaacaaaatagcacagaTGAAAACCTTCACACATTGGAAGAAGTAAATAGCTACTTTCACTGGAGTATTTTAATCTTGATTTTAATTCATTGTGTAATTTATTCTGCATCCGTGGAGAACCGCGTTGCGGGtttggaggggaaaggggaggtcTCTCAGAAGCCAAGCTAGTTGTCATGCTCTGAGgtcatttactttttccttccttcattcttccttctcttaaTGAGTTTAATCTGGTATCCAGTCCTCTAAAATTAAATGGCAGCGCTCATTTCCCATGGCAGAGGTGTTGAGAACGGCAGGAAGTGACAGCCAGTAGCAAGGGAAGAATTATTAACCAAGAACTATTAACGTTCGAAAAATAATAGTGAGTTGAGGCTTTTTGATCTATTTACAGTAAAATATTTGCTTATGATAATGACCCTTaattaataaacatgtaaatCACGTCTGTATGAAAGAGAGAACACATTTAAGAACCGTTTCCATCCAGAATGCttgcaactttaaaaaatgtgggtCAAGGCTTGATTTAGGTTGAAAATCTTCTGATTATGGATGAATAAAATTGATACTTTACTTTGGAATCCTTTTTCGGTAAAAGAAAGCATACATCGGAaaattttttacttctctgaCTTTTAGAAAGAGTATGTTTAGCTTCGActtgacatccttgtcttctgaAGCTGTCGTGTGTTCGTGCGGCCTTTCCGTCCATAGTAGAAATTGATTGAAGCCtggcaggaaaagggaagaaatgttaaaatgtttcagAGCTGCGTCTTACCAGAGAAAGATGTTTGGAATCTGAGCTAACCCAGTCTTTTATTTTCCAGGGAATCTCCGCCTTGTGAAGAGGCGGGGAGGGGTTTGGCCTCCCGGTGCTGTGAGGACGCGAGGCGAAGAGCCGCGAGGGCAGAGCTGCACCTCCTGCACCTTCACTACCAGATGTGTCAGCGCCACTGCAGTGACATTTACAAGCTTGTCACGGAAAACAGGGAGGGGTTCAGCAGGTGATTGTTCATTGTAGATCTGTATCTTGGAAATTTACCACAAGCTTTCGATGTACACCAGAAAGCATCCTTAGTTTCTCTTTTCGAAAGGCAGAACGAGGGGGAGGTCGCATCCGGTTCTGTCGGCTGGCCTGGGGGTAGTGGGCTTCCAAAAGGAATCCGTTGCGACTTCGCGGAGAGGCAGCGGCGTATGTTGGGAGGAGGCGTCCAGCCAAAAGACAGAGCTGACgggttgttgttgctgttgttgcatAAAGTCCCAAGTATGGCTGAAGTCAGTCGGAGGGTTTTGCGTGACATTCTGCCACATCCTCTCTAGCCTGTATGTGGAGGGTTGCTGTGCCGCCCCTAGAAAAACATCTTCTTTGgttccttttcttttactaacCATTtcgaagaaaaaaaatctgtatagaTCTGGTGGAGTTCGAACTCGGGGTGTAACATAATCCAATAGTGTTCAGTGGATGACCTGTGCCTAAGTGGTTTTGTAAATTGAACTTCTGAACAGGAACCTATGGAGTAATTGTGCTAAGAAGCAATTAGGATCAGCACTACTGTCTGTTTGGGGAGACTTGAAGGTTAGGTATGAGAGCTTGAAGGACAGAATACACAAGGGCAGGCCGCTGGAGGAGCTGCCCCCGCTGTCTGTGGAATCGAAGTTACTATCGACCTTTTCTACTTTGGCTTTCACggtatgtttgtatgttttaGAATTCAGATTTTACTTCATTTACACAGAATACATCTTAAACTAAGAGATTGTTCTTCCCTTTGCTCTCTTTCCAGCTAATGAAAGAGGAATCAGACGTGTAAGTTATGGTTTCATCCAATGTAGAATTCATTAGATCTTAAAAACTGCTTAATTCGGTTAACTTTCagttttctgttggttttttcAGAACATTGACAGATTCCTTAACGAAGTGTTTCTCTGTTTAGCTTTTCAGGAGCAGATTCTGAACTAGATAATCAAAATACATGTGATGTTGATGTCCCTTCACGCCTAAAAAAGACTCCGTCTcaagtgagatttttaaaaagtagttgatCGGGgtaaatctttaattttatggCTTAAGCAAAGAAAACTGCAATGTTCGGAAGCCCTCACGTCTTTCTTTTCACTCAGCTCACTTTGTGTACTACCATTTGAGGGACGTAACTGGTTAGAAGGAACTTAATGTCCTGATCAGACCGATGTCAGTAGCGTATGTTCAGTGGGGTGACCATACATAACTTAGCGTCAAACCAGGAGACTTCTGAGGGTGGAAGGCAGTGACGTTAATGACTCACTGTGACAGTAGGTGTAAACCTGAACCGCATCGGGCAGACCAGGCCGTGTGGCCACCATCATAGTGTGACCCAGGGTggttaaaactaaaaaattgttGCCCGTGTCTCAGGAGGTAAAGTAATATCTCCTTCATTTTAGACCAGGCAGAGGTTTAATTCCTTCAtgattgaaatgataaaaatagtttttaaatgccTTCCGTAggttttctccatctcttttgtTCCCCTAAGGAATTGTCTGTCAGATGGCAGTCTGTGCGAGAGCACTCTGCAAATTGTGAAGTGATGCAGAAACACAGGTTATGGTCCATCGTCAAGTGAGGCAATGGCGTAGAAAAGctaaagtttatttctgttttctgcttttgctCTTAACCCTGAGGTTATATTATTTGAGTAGTCTTAAATAAAAAGATGCATTTCGAGGCCAAAAGTAAAATACTTAATATTGAGTTATATACTTCTCTATTAACACATGATTAAAAGCAAATTACTTTAGCAAATGATGTGTTCCATTGtctgcttgtttaaaaaaaatctcagttatCCACAAACTTAACAGATCTACAGCCAGATTTTTACATCCTCACATTTCTCACATAGTTTGTTAAAACATGTTAATTTAGTAATATATAATGTTctggaggattttttttcatcACTGTAGTGGGAACAGTGATATAACCTGCTTATTTGGGGACAACAgtattgtctttaaaaatacaagatgcagttggtggggatgtaaaacgggtgcagccgctctggaaaacagcatgaaggttcctcaaaaaattaaaactccatctaccctatgacccagcaatagcactgctaggaatgtacccaagggatccaggagtgctgatgcataagggcacttgtaccccaatgttcatagcagcactctcaacaatagccagattatggaaagagcctaaatgtccaccaactgacgaatggctaaagaagaggtggtttatatataccacggaatactacttggcagtgagaaagaatgaaacctggccatttgcagcaatacggctggaactggagggtagtgtgctaagtgaaataagtcaggcagagaaagacagataccatatgttttcactcatatggatcctgagaaacttaacagaagaccatgggggaggggaagggggaaaaaaaaagttagagagagggaaggaggcaaaccataagagactcttaaaaactgagaacaaactgaaggttgattggggggtggaggagacgggagagtgggtgatgggcaggtaagagggcacctgttgggatgagccctgagtgttgtatggaaaccagtttgacagtatattatatttaataaaaaaaaattagaaaaaataaataaaaatacta belongs to Felis catus isolate Fca126 chromosome C1, F.catus_Fca126_mat1.0, whole genome shotgun sequence and includes:
- the RBM44 gene encoding RNA-binding protein 44 isoform X1, with product MQAAAAKQIAPGKAYRSSGGNVRKDEPSNPKKANVFFSSNGCNEARSAFLDDDRDSLAPDQRADDTEVSSTDTVDFLEPSCPGSLDASRERTHSQSSEFEDSADCAFLNETYSIHFSESERKNESLTHLTSELDSEMQNTEGVCFDILEHQGIKIIGLERTYKISDEDYKETAEDEQKHEIDEDSQQEYHSAEEQEHISAHVSFDQTKTLNTPDLEVVGLRNSGYEAECASHLDGNRVELASDSSIFLDSVDVYGQEDAPRGSKFQNSVVLRDYHEPKHDMCKEQETSLMYHTVFDEIVLGSSPLENRESRSKSSFLNPQKALKATTYIGKMKCEIIESKDFCGNEIVENQKSHHLGNPSTLQEDRALQVLLQPGQDCQTSWTSAVDDSVISPCGYSHYRSLQNTPNPALDVSVTTPRITARDHEAVDEISLKAADDSTTNNSCFPSIEGTRPELVMDAASDSVTVHQTVDVCADFRACFTTSRATSARPSVVSASSNTDITMMNKRRPGEWQGERHRSVACNTDGPHSRDHEDTPVTMSRGPLGNSLSVDSSEPNGNLLNKDSLELRKTSATTDLKKHPERESPPCEEAGRGLASRCCEDARRRAARAELHLLHLHYQMCQRHCSDIYKLVTENREGFSRNLWSNCAKKQLGSALLSVWGDLKVRYESLKDRIHKGRPLEELPPLSVESKLLSTFSTLAFTLMKEESDVFSGADSELDNQNTCDVDVPSRLKKTPSQMSLLSGDSPPKQDTLPKEDGLKNGDIDIDFSQLKLDEKGCKNYREVSEDWFDAKENLTGVDLSGIQENQIEKDKGDPKFTQEMKNTEPLRKEKGYLIHVGGLCPSVAEADLRSHFRKYQVSEIAIYDSTNYRYASLAFKKSIDAKMAVKEMNGIEINGKSVNVRLVKTPGECTSSLSYKNGMERSTSKEISSASSVSRLPRTRPRQPGSEQDSEGVKKNCKQIESPKLLPDTPIRFIPPNTLNLRSFTKIMKRLAELHPEVSRDHIIDALQEVRVNHKGFLNGLSINTIVEMTSSVLKNSDSS
- the RBM44 gene encoding RNA-binding protein 44 isoform X2, which encodes MQAAAAKQIAPGKAYRSSGGNVRKARSAFLDDDRDSLAPDQRADDTEVSSTDTVDFLEPSCPGSLDASRERTHSQSSEFEDSADCAFLNETYSIHFSESERKNESLTHLTSELDSEMQNTEGVCFDILEHQGIKIIGLERTYKISDEDYKETAEDEQKHEIDEDSQQEYHSAEEQEHISAHVSFDQTKTLNTPDLEVVGLRNSGYEAECASHLDGNRVELASDSSIFLDSVDVYGQEDAPRGSKFQNSVVLRDYHEPKHDMCKEQETSLMYHTVFDEIVLGSSPLENRESRSKSSFLNPQKALKATTYIGKMKCEIIESKDFCGNEIVENQKSHHLGNPSTLQEDRALQVLLQPGQDCQTSWTSAVDDSVISPCGYSHYRSLQNTPNPALDVSVTTPRITARDHEAVDEISLKAADDSTTNNSCFPSIEGTRPELVMDAASDSVTVHQTVDVCADFRACFTTSRATSARPSVVSASSNTDITMMNKRRPGEWQGERHRSVACNTDGPHSRDHEDTPVTMSRGPLGNSLSVDSSEPNGNLLNKDSLELRKTSATTDLKKHPERESPPCEEAGRGLASRCCEDARRRAARAELHLLHLHYQMCQRHCSDIYKLVTENREGFSRNLWSNCAKKQLGSALLSVWGDLKVRYESLKDRIHKGRPLEELPPLSVESKLLSTFSTLAFTLMKEESDVFSGADSELDNQNTCDVDVPSRLKKTPSQMSLLSGDSPPKQDTLPKEDGLKNGDIDIDFSQLKLDEKGCKNYREVSEDWFDAKENLTGVDLSGIQENQIEKDKGDPKFTQEMKNTEPLRKEKGYLIHVGGLCPSVAEADLRSHFRKYQVSEIAIYDSTNYRYASLAFKKSIDAKMAVKEMNGIEINGKSVNVRLVKTPGECTSSLSYKNGMERSTSKEISSASSVSRLPRTRPRQPGSEQDSEGVKKNCKQIESPKLLPDTPIRFIPPNTLNLRSFTKIMKRLAELHPEVSRDHIIDALQEVRVNHKGFLNGLSINTIVEMTSSVLKNSDSS
- the RBM44 gene encoding RNA-binding protein 44 isoform X3, with protein sequence MQAAAAKQIAPGKAYRSSGGNVRKDEPSNPKKANVFFSSNGCNEARSAFLDDDRDSLAPDQRADDTEVSSTDTVDFLEPSCPGSLDASRERTHSQSSEFEDSADCAFLNETYSIHFSESERKNESLTHLTSELDSEMQNTEGVCFDILEHQGIKIIGLERTYKISDEDYKETAEDEQKHEIDEDSQQEYHSAEEQEHISAHVSFDQTKTLNTPDLEVVGLRNSGYEAECASHLDGNRVELASDSSIFLDSVDVYGQEDAPRGSKFQNSVVLRDYHEPKHDMCKEQETSLMYHTVFDEIVLGSSPLENRESRSKSSFLNPQKALKATTYIGKMKCEIIESKDFCGNEIVENQKSHHLGNPSTLQEDRALQVLLQPGQDCQTSWTSAVDDSVISPCGYSHYRSLQNTPNPALDVSVTTPRITARDHEAVDEISLKAADDSTTNNSCFPSIEGTRPELVMDAASDSVTVHQTVDVCADFRACFTTSRATSARPSVVSASSNTDITMMNKRRPGEWQGERHRSVACNTDGPHSRDHEDTPVTMSRGPLGNSLSVDSSEPNGNLLNKDSLELRKTSATTDLKKHPERESPPCEEAGRGLASRCCEDARRRAARAELHLLHLHYQMCQRHCSDIYKLVTENREGFSSFSGADSELDNQNTCDVDVPSRLKKTPSQMSLLSGDSPPKQDTLPKEDGLKNGDIDIDFSQLKLDEKGCKNYREVSEDWFDAKENLTGVDLSGIQENQIEKDKGDPKFTQEMKNTEPLRKEKGYLIHVGGLCPSVAEADLRSHFRKYQVSEIAIYDSTNYRYASLAFKKSIDAKMAVKEMNGIEINGKSVNVRLVKTPGECTSSLSYKNGMERSTSKEISSASSVSRLPRTRPRQPGSEQDSEGVKKNCKQIESPKLLPDTPIRFIPPNTLNLRSFTKIMKRLAELHPEVSRDHIIDALQEVRVNHKGFLNGLSINTIVEMTSSVLKNSDSS